One genomic region from Candidatus Manganitrophaceae bacterium encodes:
- a CDS encoding GGDEF domain-containing protein — translation MSKRDGLTGLYNDRYFHLKLDEEVRLAKRRKHDLILFFMDMDHFKEINDTFGHMTGSHVLQDVGTILRKVVPSKDVTIARYGGDEFVIIFPQTSLAQALTVAESVCKSIQKFTFTSVPIHPEAKVVMIEGRLTCSIGLSSLRDHVDLRLSNDNIRHLLIRKADEAMYRAKLSGKGCVFLAESG, via the coding sequence ATGTCAAAACGGGATGGTCTTACGGGTCTATACAATGATCGGTATTTTCATCTGAAACTGGATGAAGAGGTGCGCCTGGCAAAACGGCGCAAGCACGATCTTATTTTATTTTTCATGGACATGGATCATTTCAAAGAGATCAATGACACTTTTGGTCATATGACCGGAAGTCATGTTCTTCAGGATGTTGGTACTATTCTCAGGAAAGTGGTTCCATCCAAGGATGTGACGATTGCCCGATATGGGGGAGATGAATTTGTCATCATTTTTCCTCAAACCAGCCTGGCACAAGCCCTTACTGTTGCCGAGTCGGTCTGCAAATCAATCCAGAAATTCACCTTTACTTCAGTACCTATCCATCCTGAAGCTAAAGTGGTTATGATCGAGGGCAGGCTGACATGCAGTATCGGCTTGTCTTCTCTCAGGGATCACGTTGATCTGCGGTTATCGAATGACAATATCCGCCATCTCCTGATCAGGAAAGCCGACGAGGCGATGTACCGGGCAAAATTAAGCGGGAAGGGTTGTGTCTTTCTTGCTGAATCAGGGTGA